TTGAAGTAAGTATGAGTAAATCAGTTCCTCTATCATTCCATAATAGTCGGACTGTATCAGCACGAAAAAACGATTTGTTTGCAGTATGAATCAGTTGATTATCACGGCATTGATAAACTCTGACAAAAGAAGGTTGGTTCTATAGGAAAAAACAATGAGAAagcaaaatattaaaattttgaaGATATATTAAATGCTAACATAAGATACAATTCCTAACAAATATACAGTTCAAACTACACCAGATTCTAAGCTCtagattaattatttatttaaagaaggGATCCATATTTATTGTGAAATTATAAAACCAAACTGCCTTCTCATCTGATCTCCAATTGTTCTATCACTGCCGTGCTTTCACTGTACTGGAACTCTTTACTCCGTCCGACAACTTCGAGGTCACTTTCTgcaacatactacttacaagcAATCTTGTGGGTAGCGTCCACTACACCGAAAAGGGACAAGTTCTGATAATAGCTGGTGACGACCCAATAATGAATGATTATCTAGAGTCATGAACCTAAGAGACCAAATTATTTACTGATTACTATCAATTAGATGACTTTATCTATAAAGCCTTTACATCTTTATATAACTTAGATCAATAGTTAGGGACGAAAGGAAATAATATCATGTTATGGTCTCATCATTTTTAGATGTATTTCGGCATAGAGCTTTACCATCCGGTAATGCTATTAACTTAGTACATTTTTATAACTTCACCGAATGACTAATCACGTTTGATTGAAAAAGAACAGAAACTTAAGATTGTTTTCTTGTTGGTCTCACTATACAATAgaaatcataaaaatatatCTATGATTAGATAACTACAACGTTTAACTTTAACGACTACGCCTTGCAAATATAGAGTAGGATAAAAAGTACTGATGAACGAAGTAGGCACTCTTGAACAAGCAACGGATGCATAGTTTTTGGTAGAAGTGTTGCCACACTCATCAAGGGGGAAAACATAGCTTCGAGTCAACAGTAGCTTTGCGTTCTGCAAGCAAACAGAATAGTAAAACAAGACAACTGGTATTAAATCTTGTTCTCCGTAAATCCTTCTGGTGAAAGCTTATGGCAGTAGACATTTCTATATCCACCATCGGGATAGACATTTTGCATGTCAAATAAACAGTAAGTCCTAAGCGTAGCCAGTTGGTCACTTCCAAAAGAAAAGCGATAATTAATGAAGTCATATAACAGACTCGGTATTCATGAGTTATGTAAAAGCAAACAGATCTGAAGATTCTTTTTTAACCTACTAGAAGGGTTTCCGAGAGCAGATAAAGTCTATGTATCTCAATTCAGAGGTTAAACACTTTGTTACCGACCACATTAATACAAAAGGTCCACTTGTTAATGCTACACCACTTAGATTAGGTCCGAAGAGGCTACACATAAAGAATTCGGTAAGCTACTGAAAATGAGTAGAATACGTCCTTCGAACAGTCTATGGTCTTCTCCTTTGCATATGGTGCCGTAGAAGAATGGAAAAAATTCGGTCATGTGGTGATTATCGCACAATAGCGGACAGATATTCTGCATCACACATTCACAATTTCAATAGCAACATGCATGTAACTGCTATCTTCTCCAAAAGTGGATTAGTTTAGGCGTACTATCATATTCCGATATCAccaaatattccgaagacagcAGTGACAATCCCGTATGACCTACACAAATTTTTCAGAATACAAATCGACCACGCCAATGGAGTGAAAATTTTTTAGCGATTTATTGACGAAGTCAGTAGTCggatttattaataataagcaAAACGGATGAGGAACCTATGCTAAaccttaaatatttatttgaaagttTGAGTGAATATTTTATAGTGATCAAACTCGAAAAATGTGGATTTTGGTGAAGAATCATTCAAATCCCTCGGATATATAATAGCTTTTCAAGAAGTTACACCGGTACCAACGAAAGTAATGGTGATAGAGGAGTATCCTATGcaagattattttaaattatttactaaattCCTTGAATACATTAAAATATGGATCATTTAATTGTTTAGAAACTATCTTATTTAAGGGAAAGTAGATTGCATATGAACGCATCGTTTTGTTATTTACCTTTTCCCCAGGTATATACACTGCAAGATTTGGTTGACTTGAAGTACTCATAGAAAAATGGCGGATACCCTTTAGTGATAATTTAGTATACGGTTTTTCAGCTGAAAAAGAAGTTTAAATTGAACACGTTAAATATGCAAGAACATTTTCAAATTAAACAAGTAGAACTATACGTAGCATTCAAAATTCCTACTTGAAGTTTAACACATTTTAAGAACCCTTATGTAAGGGATTTCAGTTTTTAGCgaagtttcgttctctgagctggatggtttgatcgtggaattttcattgttcttctgaacaacatcaccGACACAAACTTTATCCGAGTTACAAATATTCGCCACCACCTCAAAAGATCTCAATCAATAAACCTTACTGAAAAATCTAACTTGATTGGGAATCAGAGAAGTGTACAACGAAACATGTATTCAAGGCTTACAATAAAATTAATCCAATTTTACTACAGAAGCTTTATTTACTTTTTCTAGTTCATCGGTGACTCTTAATTGATTTGATGGATTTGAATTTCGAATAAGTTGAATATGTATAAAATTTGTGACCATATAGTACACTTCTATTatcttataaatatatattacctTCCAGAAGCCAAGGATACAAAATATAATACACTTTCTTTAAAATAAACGAAAATTCGTATGCATGAAATAAGAGTCAACACAAACTAATTGAAAACTATTGTTGGTTTGACTGTTggaaataaagaaaagaaaaaaagtatgaAACGTGCGAAGAATCAGTCTGTATATTTCTAATGGTGATTAATTTAATAACTGAATGATGATAATTGTAAGCTGTcagtaattattttaatatcttTTACCCGCTAATATTTACAGTCAGTTAAGTGTGTAGCCAAGACACTCTTGTTATGTATTTAATAAGATTCGTACATTGAGTTatcttttattttgaaaatttacttATATATACTCATGTAAATCATGAATGTTAATAATAAGTGCTTGAAACTACTCAATTGAAATTGTGATAATCTGGTTGGGAATGTAGGAAAGTTGACCGTCAATATGGTTTGTGGAATTAGAGTTTTAGTGATAGATATAAAATGGTAATAAGTATTACCAGATGTTTACATGGAAATAATTCGAAGGAAATTAtgtgaaaacaataaaaaaaatattgttttcttttaaattatcgATTTTGGATGATCACAAAAACAGCATCATCTATGATTTCGGCATTTTTCGCGATTCCAAGACTAATATAACGTAACTCAGTAAGCTCTGAGACACAAATTTTCCTGGAGGTCTAGTAGTACTACATACTGACCTAATAAACCTGTGTAGATAGATAGAATGTGATTCAGTTCATATCCGAGTGTTTTCATCACCACAAGTACTAACCCACTGGTTTGAAGAAATATTTAACTACTTAAATATTAACTGAGGTTAATCTGTGACGAATGTCACCTGTAAATTAAGCGAATCTCCATACGCTAACTGCATCAAAGAATATTCTTAACTATATTTTTAGAACACCACGATCAGATAATTAAGTATAAAATAACACTATTGATAAAGTAACAGCTGAGATgaagaatgaaataaaatagaGGTGAGTGGTAAGGAATGATCAAGACCAATGAATTTAATGCAGTAAGAAGACACCACATGTAAGCTGTTAGAAAGAGTGGAGCCTGTTCACAAAAAAAACATATGTTTGCTTACAAAAATAGATAGCAATGGCATTCACGAAGTATATTCACCAAATTATATTCACAGTAAGAATATGTAAGCCGTGGGTACATTTATTAGTAAGTAGGAGTTTTCTCATACTTTATTTTAACTTAAGTCTAATAAGGTAGGTTAGCGGTTTTCAAGCcgattgaaaatttaaaaataatttcgcAAAGAAGTGAGAGACAGATGGATCATGTGGAAGACTTGAAGTTCAGATGAGTACTTTTGATAGTGTGATGCTCTCCGATTTTGGATCAGTTGCAAAACTTTCATTGTCATTTTGAACACTAGAGCTGTCTTCGAATGAAAGACAACAAAACCTACAAAGACATTAAAGCGCAGTCAAGCTCGGCAGAAAGAATTATTTTGGCACATGTATGATTATTAAAAAGCTCGCTTGAAGTAAACCCTGACAATGTTGACCAGGATGGTAATTAAAACTCTAAGACTAAATTATGCAGTTCAGATAAAGCAAAAACATAAGAATGGATTATTCGGTGTTGTTGGTATGAGAATCAAAATAAGCTTACATGGTTATCTAGAGAAAACCTCGATATTGCAAGACTAGAAAAAGTAAGAAAGCAAGGATAGCTAGAGTGATTTAAATTGGCAAACTGATGAAGATCAAGAATGAGGGGAATAATAAATTTTGAGAATCGGTGATGGAAATTAGAAGTCATCTATCGATGACTGGTCTTACAAAGGTATAATCAAAAGGATGGAACCCGTTATATTTTCTCAGTTTCTGAATAAATCTTTCAAGACAGACAAACACAATGATTACGTCAAAATATCAGAGATAGCACCAACATGGATGGATTTAAAAGTAGTAGCAGGAAATCAGATACATATTTCAAGTAATATAGTAAGACTAATCAATCAAACGCGCAAACAAAACGAAGATTATGGTCATCATTTGTAACCGCCTTTTACGGTTTTAACTGGATTACAGTAATATTCTACGGATGGGACGAGTAAATGACTTAAGGTGAATGATTTTAATAAACCACCTATCACCCAAATTCTACTCTGGCGTATGAGACGATAGTtgagatatttttttattatattatgTTGATGAAATCTTCCTGAAAAGACAAATATAAACTAAGAATTCCATCTCATTACTCACTTACCTAATCAATCTACAGGtaaaatgtttatataaaaACCTTTTCGCCCATAAAAGTCATTTTGCATTATACATTTCCGTGATTCACTATGGTTACATATTAGAAAATATTTGGAATACAATCCAAAGGAACATAAGAAATCATCAATCAAGTATTGATTACTCTATTTTCGAAAAAAATTTTATGTGTATTAATCCGGTTGATAAATCGCCATGTAAAACATTACGCTACTTGCTAGTAATGTAAACAGTATAACTAAAATAAATTGATAGCACACATGGCATGCACATCGACGTGAGAATTTCGGGTTGGAAATGTTTAtcgaattttttaaaaaaaacacaatgaTTTAAAAGTTAATCCAAATTAGCTAACAAAAATCAGTCGATACTTGTTCGTGAAGGTCGACAGCAACGCTACAATGATGATTAAATCAGAACTAAGCCAATAGCCTGAAACACGTTaacaataaacattaaaataaccGTTGTTTAGAGAAACCTTCGACACGATTTCACAACAAATATTACATCGAGAAAATACTTTAAAATAGAAAACTTTTATCGCCAAGTAAAATTAGCAAGTTACTTTATACCACTCCTAGCCATTTGAGTGAAGCTGTGGCATTTAATTTAATGCTTCAAAAACGTGGGACACTTGATAAAGAATTCGAAAGTATCGCTGACAAATATTGAACCTCAGTTCGGTTGTAGAGAAAAATAAGATATGTTTACCTGTGGATTAATTTAGAACCGTATATCGCAATGCAATACgaaaataaattgttttacCCAGCAAGTACTTAAGAATAACCCTGCTTACAAAACTTAATTAACTATGAGAAATACTTAAGATGATGATAGATATGATAAGTAAAATTGACAAAATGCCTGGGTAATATggtggtttgtggagattgttgaaatttgtagtttacatcacgaactgacctTAGACAACCACCGAAATCCAGTAAACACAGGTCAGCTTTTCTTTccagtatgaaactcctcatcAATATGAATGCATGACTCAACCACACTTAGTTTTTAGACTACCAAGTCGACATCCAAAGGTTTACACTTTTAAATCCGATCAATATAGGATACTGTGCAATTACTATACAATGCTATTGGTGAGTAACGGTTTCTCACTCGATGTCTGAGAAGCTACTCTTAAAATCGATCACTAGTTAACGTTTGATCGTCATTCGTTTAAAGGATTAGGGACTATTTTCATTTTCTACTGCAAAAGCCAAGTGATTTAGCAAAATTAAGTACGATTTTTACACGAAAACTCACAAAATAGATTGTTTGAGTACATATGAATTTCTCCATTAACAAAAAGCGAGCAGACTGATGAATCAGAATTCCATTGTGGTTGCCTAGGAAATTTAATAAATGAGGGAATTAAGAAATTATGTCAAATATAGCGAGGTTATCATGCGAACAGATAATTTGGTCATAACACCACAGTCTACTCTTAGTCAACATACCTTTCCGAAAAATTGTAGCCTCATAAACAAAGGTTCACACGATTCGTTCAATTTACATATTTGAATCACTTAGTTTACAAATAGCTCAGTGAAATACCAATAAAAACAATTCAGTTCATGTTACAATAAAGAAACAATTTATATTGGCATGCAATAAAAACTAGAGTAAAAAAAGATGACAGCAAATGAAACTTTTATTAGAATATCTGAAGACAACAATTCTTTCAACATGGGAGTTTCTAGAGGGTATTTGTGGATTACTAAAAGTTGACTACAGATGACCTAGAAGAATAGCTCGTACATGTTGGGATTATTGAATTAGCAATTCTGAAGTTAGACGCAAAGTACTAGATGAGGATGACAAGTCGATTGATAGGGCAGTGGATATTAATCTATTGAGATTGTTTAAACATGTGACGTGTGTCCATCCACTGCCTAACTTGATGTATGACGATAGATAGTAAAGGAATAGGTTGGAAGATGATAGTGAGCAAATCAAGATAcgacatcagttcatgaagtcacaGGCTGTTGAAGTGAGTTGTGTGGGTAGGttcagactacctggttggggtccgcgcgattATCGTAACATATTATCAAAGATTTTAAGTGACACAGTTCAGAACCACTTGAAATAGGGAAGATGAATCCGCCTTTTTCCTCTCTTTaggtttcaagttttcaaattacATGACAAAAACTTTATCATCCCACTTATCCATACTTTATCGAAATATATTCTTGTCCCTAAACATTTTCACTACCACAAGTATTATTGCTACCTCTACTACTCTGAGATTTGCGTTGGCGATTTCCTCTCAATGTGCTTGTAGTGTGCCAACTTAAACCGATGCACACAAGTTGTACGCTGTGTATGGCTGACTGTTTGGTTAACTTTTTATAACGCGACAAACATCTACAATTTCACACACAACTTATGAATAGAATGGAGCAGTAAATAACTATTGCTTATTTGTTGAAAGGTTTAAACTCTACCACTCcctttatatatacatatatataggcTAAGTATAAATATCAATCCGAAAAATGTGTGATCTATAACCTAGTTGAGATGTTTAAATATTACTAGAAACAAACTTTGTTACAATGTGTTAAATACACGCGAGTGAAGGTAGTTACATTTCTTAGTTAACAATAGTATGCATCACAtataaattttcattatcagTAATCTAATTATATTAATGCATAAAGGTTGCCTAATGACTGATTTTATGTAAGAAGAATGTCAAACAAAATGTTGTAGCTTATCTAATCATAACAGATGAAAAAGGAAACATAAATTACTGGCTGTATTTTTATTTGCGATAAAGGATGGAAAGGTTGTTTTCAGTTCACTGAATAGTGAGAATAATTcgtatcaataaaaaaaacttaccATCCATCACCTCTTCGGAAAATATATTCTTTGAGCTTTGTTTTATTGATCATGTCATACACAAATATATTTGGCGAACCAGATGGATTTTCATTGTCGActatttttcattaaaaaaatgtttataaacTAAAGAATAAAACTTACTTTTAAATGACGTGTAGATGA
This genomic window from Schistosoma mansoni, WGS project CABG00000000 data, supercontig 0013, strain Puerto Rico, whole genome shotgun sequence contains:
- a CDS encoding nuclease-related produces the protein MVFVSWASDGLRIYELNENKEIIQLEYKSSTTVKCLSIAKSSMWMGYLDQTSVVLLDVNDRSIVSTIPIEPASRIQLSPCGKFGFIYTSFKIDNENPSGSPNIFVYDMINKTKLKEYIFRRGDGWQPQWNSDSSVCSLFVNGEIHMYSNNLFSEKPYTKLSLKGIRHFSMSTSSQPNLAVYIPGEKNAKLLLTRSYVFPLDECGNTSTKNYASVACSRVPTSFISTFYPTLYLQGVVVKVKRCSYLIIDIFL